Proteins from a genomic interval of Arachis hypogaea cultivar Tifrunner chromosome 10, arahy.Tifrunner.gnm2.J5K5, whole genome shotgun sequence:
- the LOC112716100 gene encoding 4-hydroxybenzoate polyprenyltransferase, mitochondrial: MASTLISRASRRFLKHSFPSSGLAIQYPSPSVFNPLISTEPSISINRNFYPSLGPFGQYHHQDSEFESFKTVRSLSNFQFVQHISTSPSSLKEGSEGNKNQSGNVGKANISWIDLYLPKQVQPYAQLARLDKPIGTWLLLWPCMWSITLAATPGQLPDFKMLALFGCGALLLRGAGCTINDLLDRDIDTKVERTKSRPVASGLLTPFQGLCFLGFQLTLGLGILLQLNNYSRVLGASSLLLVFSYPLMKRFTFWPQAYLGLTFNWGALLGWTAIRGSLDPTIVLPLYASGVFWTLVYDTIYAHQDKEDDLKVGVKSTALRFGDFTKEWITGFGIACLGGLALSGYNAEIGWPYYAFLAAASGQLGWQIWIVDLSSRADCNSKFNSNKWFGAIIFGGILAGKLVS; encoded by the exons atggcATCAACTTTGATCTCTCGTGCTTCACGTAGGTTTCTCAAACATTCTTTCCCTTCTTCAGGCCTCGCAATACAATATCCTTCCCCTTCCGTCTTCAATCCTTTAATCTCCACTGAACCATCTATAAGCATAAACCGCAACTTCTATCCTTCGCTCGGTCCATTTGGGCAATACCACCATCAGGATTCTGAATTTGAATCTTTTAAAACTGTTCGATCTCTCTCAAATTTTCAGTTTGTTCAGCATATCTCTACATCACCTTCAAGTTTAAAAGAGGGATCTGAGGGAAATAAGAATCAAAGTGGTAATGTGGGTAAAGCAAATATCTCTTGGATTGATTTATACTTGCCTAAGCAGGTTCAGCCCTATGCACAGCTTGCTCGCCTAGATAAGCCCATTGGGACATGGTTGCTTCTATGGCCTTGTATGTG GTCTATTACGTTGGCTGCAACTCCAGGACAGCTGCCTGATTTTAAAATGTTGGCATTGTTTGGATGTGGGGCTTTGCTTTTGAGGGGTGCTGGGTGTACTATTAATGACCTCCTTGATCGCGACATTGATACAAAA GTAGAACGTACAAAGTCAAGACCTGTGGCAAGTGGTCTTTTAACGCCATTTCAGGGACTTTGTTTTCTTGGTTTTCAGTTAACTTTGGGTCTTGGGATTCTTCTGCAATTGAATAATTATAG CCGTGTTCTGGGTGCCTCATCCTTGTTGCTTGTCTTCTCTTATCCCCTTATGAAGAGGTTTACATTTTGG CCTCAAGCCTATCTCGGGTTGACCTTTAATTGGGGCGCTTTGTTAGGATGGACAGCAATTAGAGGAAGTCTAGATCCAACAATAGTGCTGCCACTTTATGCCTCTGGAGTTTTTTGGACACTTGTTTATGACACAATCTATGCTCACCAG GATAAAGAAGATGACTTAAAAGTGGGAGTTAAGTCAACGGCTTTGCGCTTTGGTGATTTTACAAAGGAGTGGATTACTGGGTTTGGGATTGCATGCCTTGGTGGTCTTGCTCTCAGTGGCTATAATGCTGAAATAG GATGGCCATATTATGCATTTCTGGCAGCTGCGTCTGGACAACTAGGCTGGCAAATATGGATAGTTGACCTCTCATCACGTGCTGATTGCAATAGCAA ATTTAATTCAAACAAGTGGTTTGGAGCTATCATATTTGGTGGAATCCTAGCTGGAAAACTTGTATCATAG